GCTTTGTCGCAGGGCTGTCTTGGGAACGGATTTCTTCCGGTTACAAAATCGCCCATGGTGGGTTGACGCCGTTGGGAATGCTTCTCGCTCTTCAACCATATGATTGCGGGGAATATGCATGGGAAAAGGTAGCGAAATCTTGGCTACCTGAAGTCAGGCAATTCAGTAAGCCATAGCCCATCTCCTGTTCGCCGATTCTCCGCCGTGGCTCGTAGACAATGACCGAAGTTTTCGACACTGGGTGCATGACCCGGAGAATTGAAACCTGCGGCAAGCTTTGCAGGCGGTGTCACTTGACATTCATCAGGCCGAGACATAGTTTTCTGCGATTATCTTAAATATTACCTCGAAAGAAATGAACATGGCAAAGAAAAAGACAGCGACGAAGAAGACGACTGCGGCGCCAGCGAAGGCGATGACCAAGGCTGAGATCGTCACGGCTTTGGCGGAGGGCACGGGGCTGACCAAGAAAGAGATCGTGAGTGTGTTCGATGAGCTTTCGACGTTAATGGGGAAGAACCTTGGAAAACGAGGCCCAGGTGTTTTCAATCTCCCTAGCCTGTTGAAAGTGAAAGTGATCCGCAAACCAGCGACAAAAGCCCGCAAGGGAATTAACCCGTTCACCAAAGAGGAAACGGTTTTCCAGGCCAAGCCTGCTCGAAATGTGGTCAAAGTGCTGCCCCTCAAGGCTCTGAAAGACATGGTTTGATCCGACCAATTATCAATGCAGAATGGGCTCAGTCTGAGGGACGCAGTAGACTTGCAAAGTGCTGACGCTCGTAGGCGGCCATCCGGTCGGCGAGTTCGCTTCGTCGTTTTCGATCCATTACCAGGGCAGGATCCTGGTCCCGAGTTCATCTTGATGGACCAAGCATCGTCAGGATGTCTGCGACGGTAGCGGTTCGGTCTGCTGGCGATTTGCGGAGCGTGGCAGCGAGAATGTTGCGAAGTGCGTCGGAAATTGCTTCACTTGGCAGGACTTCCGAATCGTAGCTCGAGAGCGTTGACGCTAGCGATTCTTCGAGACTTGTGCCGTGATTTGGTGGCCTTCGGAAGATGAGCCAGTGAAGGAGACCGCCGATCGCATAGATGTCGGTCTTAGGGCCGATTGAACCGAACGCTGGGTCGATTTGCTCTGGAGCCGCGAAGCCCGGTGTTCCACCCAGTAGTCGAGGCTTGTCGATTGCGGACGCTGTTGTTTCGATGGTTGCTTGTGAAAAACCAAAGTCGGTGATCGTGATTCGATTGTCCGCATCGACAAGGACGTTGCCCGGTGTAAGGTCGCCGTGGACCAGGCCGGCGCGATGCACGGCTTGGACAGCATCGCAGATCTGTCGGAACCAATGGATGATCTGCTTCGGCGTGACGTCGGTATCTATCATCCGCTTTTGATCCAACGAGTCCAGTTGCTATTCGATCCCAAGATTCCCGAATTCACGATCCTCGACGCAGATCATGAATTGGAACTGTACTCATCTCTCTTTCAAACGATCTCGGAAGTTGATCCTCGCAAGCTTGGGAAGTGTCGTGAGGAATTGGCCGATTCCGTGCTCCACCCGCTTGATGAAGAGGCTTCGGCATATCTGAAGCGGCTCGCGATGACATTGTCGTCGAAGGGCGAACTAGTCGAGAAACGTCGGCCCGCGGTGATACACGAGCAACCTGTGATCGGAAGGTCACCTGTCTTGTTTCTGCGATCGCGTAGCATAGGACTGACCAGTGCGATCGAACAGACCATCACCCGCCTTTCGCAAAGAGATCACTTTTGCGAAGCACTCAACCGGATTGTCGGCGACAAGTCTATGGCGAGGATCGATGAGGATCTCAGCGAAGCAGAACACGAAGATAGATCGGCACGAGTCCGCAGCGAGCAGACAGTACTTTTTGGAAAAAAATCAAACGCCGAGCAGCTGAAGATCGCGCAAAGGTTAAATCAACATGGTGCGGTGCTAGTTCAAGGTCCACCGGGCACCGGCAAGAGTCACACGATCGCGAACTTGATCGGGCATTTGCTCGCTCATGGGAAAAGCGTTCTCGTGACCAGTCACACAACGAAGGCGTTGCGAGTTCTCCGGGACCATGTGGTGCCCGACCTGCAACCATTATGCGTCAGCGTACTGGACAACGACAACACCAGCCGGCGACAACTGGAGGAGTCCGTCGCTGTGATTAGCTCACGTCTGTCCGAATCTGACGTGCGCACGCTACAGCGGGAATCAGAAGAGTTTGCGCAGCAACGAGAGCGATTTCTTGCGGCTCGACAACGATTAGTCGACACTCTCTTCCTCGCCAGAACAAACGAGTATCGAGAAATTGTGTTCGCTGGAGATTCGATTTCACCATCAAACGCCGCCCGTGAAGTTCATTGGGGCGTTGGTGAGCATGACTGGATACCGGGACCCGTTGCAGCGGGGGTGCCAATGCCGTTGTCAGTTCAAGAAGTCAGCGAACTGTACGCGACGAACTCCACGACGGCGATTCACGACGAACAGTTTGTCGAAGAGCCGTTCCCCGAACTAGCGAGTATTCTGACGCCGCAAGCGTTTTCAACGTGCGTCGTTTCAATGAGAAACGCGGAGCAACAACAATTGCATCTCGCTGGTCGTCGGTATTGGGGATCAACCCGTTTCACAACCAATCACATTCAGCAGTCAGCTCAGCTTGCTGACCAGTTTGAAACGTGTGTTGCGGATTTCATGGCTTTGGAGCTTTGGCAAATCGCTGCTTTGGAAGCGGGGCGTGAAGGTGGCTCCGAACGACAAGCTTGGCGATTGCTGCAGTCAAAGATCGCCGAGACCGTGCAGTTTGCCGCCGAATCCAAGCTCGACATGCTTCAGCACGATCCTACGATCGACGACGAGACTCCGGTCGGTACTCAGTTGGCGATCGCTCAGCAGCTTGTGCAGCACACGAGCGTGAGCGGCAAGATTGGGTTTTGGGCTGGTTTGACTAACAGAAGTTGGAACGACATGATCGCGAAGTGGAAAGTGAGATCGGGCCAACCGACCGAATCCATCCACTTTCTTGCGATCAGCAAACGATTGCGATTGCAGGACTCTCGCGAGTCGCTGGCAGTATTGTGGGACGGTTTGATGCACCGGAATGGCTCGCTCGCGTTTGCCGAACTCGGCGACCGTCCCGAAGAGTATTGTGAGCAGTTCGAGACAGGAATCGAAACGGCTCTTGCTCGCTGGCAGTCTTCATGGGGAGTAAGTCTGGAGGGACTCTCGGGATTAGGCTTCGACTGGGACGCATTCCTGGCGAATGCTCCCCCCACTGCCGGATCGTTCGGAACGCTCAAACGAATTGTCGGCACCGTCCAGGGTCAACTCGTTCCCTTTCTACGATCGACCAACGCGGCGCTGACGTCGACATATCAACACAATCGCCTAAAAACGCTCTCGTCTGAACTGCAAAAGTTTGGTCGACCGGAGATTGGCACGCTCCGAGCAGCGATCGCGAGTAAAGACATCGCTGCCTACGAGATAGCTTATCAAGCTATCCAGGTTGCCAGAACACGCCAACACAATGCGATCGTAAGGCGTCGACTGCTCGGGAAGCTCGATCAAGTTTCCGGTGATGGGGTTTCCGTTGCGGGTGCATGGGCCGCGGCCATTTGCGATCGCGATGGGGTTCATGGAAAGTCAACTCCACCTGGCGATCCAGGCAAAGCGTGGCGTTGGCGTCAACTCGATGACGAAATCCAGCGTCGCAACGACACAGACATCGAACAGTTACAACAGCAGATCGAGACCACCTCGGCGCAAATTGATCGCGCCACCGTCGAACTCATCGAACGCCGAGCTTGGGCGACCCAGGTCAAACAGGCGGGCGCCTATCAACAAGATCTTGTCGGTTGGCTGGATATCGTTCGCAGAATCGGAAAAGGGTACGGAAAACGAGTCGCACGATTGCAAACCGAGGCCAGGCTAAAGATGCGCAATTGTCGGGCCGCAGTTCCTGTTTGGATCATGCCCATCTCGCGACTAGTCGACAACTTTGACTTCGCCAAAACGAAGTTCGATGTCGTCATTATCGACGAGGCGAGCCAATGTGATGTGATGGGCTTGCTCGCCATTGCCCTTGCGAAACAAGTTGTCGTCGTTGGTGACCACGAACAGGTGAGTCCATCGGATGTCGGGCAAAACGCAGGCCAAGTCGACAACCTCATTAAATTGCACCTCGACGGCATTCCCAACAGTGTGCTGTATGATGGGAAGATGTCGATCTACGATCTTGCCCGGCAATCGTTTGGCGGCTTGATCTGCTTGTTGGAACACTTTCGCTGCACAACCGACATTATCCAGTTCAGCAATTACCTGTCCTACAACGGTGAAATCAAACCTCTTCGTGACGACGCGAAGTTTCAACAGCAGGTCGTCGAATACCGTGTGGAGTCGGTATCGCTTCGCAAGCATGTCAACTCAGCGGAGGCGGACGCAATTGTGTCGCTGATCGTCGCGGCGACCGAGTTTGCTGAATATGACGGAATGACGTTTGGTGTGATCGAGCTTGTTGGCAAACAACAAGCATTGGAAATTGAACAGCAACTTCGCCGGAGACTCAGTCCGGAGGTTTACGAGGCCCGCCGCGTCATCTGCGGAAACTCGGCTCAGTTTCAAGGTGATGAGCGAGATGTCATGTTCCTCTCAATGATCGACGTACCCAATGGTGGACCACTCACCATGAAAGCTGCCGCTACCTTCCAACAACGCTACAACGTGGCAGCCAGCCGTGCCAAGAATCAGATGTGGGTGGTGCATTCGCTCAACCCGCAAACCGATTTGAAAGCGGGCGATCTGCGAAAGCGACTGATTGACCATGCTCGAGACCCAAAGGCCGTCACGCGAGAACTGGAAAAAGCCGAAGCGAGATCAGAGTCACCTTTTGAAGAAGCCGTCATCAAGCGGTTGGTCGCCGCTCGATTCAAGGTCACGCCACAATGGAAAGTAGGACGCTACCGCATCGACATGGTTGTACAAGATGGGAGTCGCAAGCTGGCCGTCGAGTGTGACGGTGATCGCTATCACGGTCCCGAAAAGATGGCGGATGACATGAATCGCCAAGCCATTTTAGAACGGCTCGGCTGGAAGTTTCATCGTATTCGTGGCACCGAGTTTTTTCGTGATCCCGACTCCGCCATGCAGCGTTTGTTCGCAAGATTTCTCGAGTTAGATATCCATCCCGTTGCTGATGACCAAGCCGACACTGCGGAGACGTACGACGAAGAATTGACGCAAAGGCTCATTCGCCGTGCTGCTGAAATCCGCCGATCGTGGGATGACCCTGGTGCTGACGAATCACCTGCATTGTTAGCGTTTGATACCACGCAAGAACAAGCTGTTTTGACCGAAGACTCGGACGCGGATGACGAATTCCTCGTTGTGACTGAGCCCGTGGAGGTCGCCCCGCCAACAATATCCCCACCCAATTCGGTAACCCAAAGTAGACAGACTGTATTGACGTTCACTGATCTCGATGATGATGAATCGCTCGAAACTACAAGCGAGAATTCGGATGTCGGTTTAGTCTCGCTTGATCAATTTGACGGAACAGAGGCTGAGATTATCGCCCTTTTGTCCGCTCAACCAGGACTTGGTGCCAAGCAACTCGCCACAAAGCTGAACCTGACCAAGACGGAAGTCAATCGCGTCCTCTATGGACCGCTCAGCGACCACGTTGCCTGCGATGAACAATACCGTTGGAGTCTCTCGGTGGGCTAGTTCCGCATTTTAGCGGACCACATCACCATACGTAAACAACCTGTGACGTCGATGGTATTATTGAAGCACTCCCAATTCGGAGGAACGACGAGCCCCCTGACAAATTCGCTCAGCTTTCCAAGCTGACAGCGATTTCGCGTTGGTTTTCGGAACGGGAAAGTCCTCCGTCGTTCGATTGGCGTCACCCACGTTCCTCGTCTGACAGCGTTTCAGGCGATGCTTCTTGGTGCTCGTATTGCTCAAGCAGCCTGAGCATCGCCACAC
This genomic window from Allorhodopirellula heiligendammensis contains:
- a CDS encoding AAA domain-containing protein, yielding MDDLLRRDVGIYHPLLIQRVQLLFDPKIPEFTILDADHELELYSSLFQTISEVDPRKLGKCREELADSVLHPLDEEASAYLKRLAMTLSSKGELVEKRRPAVIHEQPVIGRSPVLFLRSRSIGLTSAIEQTITRLSQRDHFCEALNRIVGDKSMARIDEDLSEAEHEDRSARVRSEQTVLFGKKSNAEQLKIAQRLNQHGAVLVQGPPGTGKSHTIANLIGHLLAHGKSVLVTSHTTKALRVLRDHVVPDLQPLCVSVLDNDNTSRRQLEESVAVISSRLSESDVRTLQRESEEFAQQRERFLAARQRLVDTLFLARTNEYREIVFAGDSISPSNAAREVHWGVGEHDWIPGPVAAGVPMPLSVQEVSELYATNSTTAIHDEQFVEEPFPELASILTPQAFSTCVVSMRNAEQQQLHLAGRRYWGSTRFTTNHIQQSAQLADQFETCVADFMALELWQIAALEAGREGGSERQAWRLLQSKIAETVQFAAESKLDMLQHDPTIDDETPVGTQLAIAQQLVQHTSVSGKIGFWAGLTNRSWNDMIAKWKVRSGQPTESIHFLAISKRLRLQDSRESLAVLWDGLMHRNGSLAFAELGDRPEEYCEQFETGIETALARWQSSWGVSLEGLSGLGFDWDAFLANAPPTAGSFGTLKRIVGTVQGQLVPFLRSTNAALTSTYQHNRLKTLSSELQKFGRPEIGTLRAAIASKDIAAYEIAYQAIQVARTRQHNAIVRRRLLGKLDQVSGDGVSVAGAWAAAICDRDGVHGKSTPPGDPGKAWRWRQLDDEIQRRNDTDIEQLQQQIETTSAQIDRATVELIERRAWATQVKQAGAYQQDLVGWLDIVRRIGKGYGKRVARLQTEARLKMRNCRAAVPVWIMPISRLVDNFDFAKTKFDVVIIDEASQCDVMGLLAIALAKQVVVVGDHEQVSPSDVGQNAGQVDNLIKLHLDGIPNSVLYDGKMSIYDLARQSFGGLICLLEHFRCTTDIIQFSNYLSYNGEIKPLRDDAKFQQQVVEYRVESVSLRKHVNSAEADAIVSLIVAATEFAEYDGMTFGVIELVGKQQALEIEQQLRRRLSPEVYEARRVICGNSAQFQGDERDVMFLSMIDVPNGGPLTMKAAATFQQRYNVAASRAKNQMWVVHSLNPQTDLKAGDLRKRLIDHARDPKAVTRELEKAEARSESPFEEAVIKRLVAARFKVTPQWKVGRYRIDMVVQDGSRKLAVECDGDRYHGPEKMADDMNRQAILERLGWKFHRIRGTEFFRDPDSAMQRLFARFLELDIHPVADDQADTAETYDEELTQRLIRRAAEIRRSWDDPGADESPALLAFDTTQEQAVLTEDSDADDEFLVVTEPVEVAPPTISPPNSVTQSRQTVLTFTDLDDDESLETTSENSDVGLVSLDQFDGTEAEIIALLSAQPGLGAKQLATKLNLTKTEVNRVLYGPLSDHVACDEQYRWSLSVG
- a CDS encoding HU family DNA-binding protein, which gives rise to MAKKKTATKKTTAAPAKAMTKAEIVTALAEGTGLTKKEIVSVFDELSTLMGKNLGKRGPGVFNLPSLLKVKVIRKPATKARKGINPFTKEETVFQAKPARNVVKVLPLKALKDMV
- a CDS encoding protein kinase domain-containing protein; translation: MIDTDVTPKQIIHWFRQICDAVQAVHRAGLVHGDLTPGNVLVDADNRITITDFGFSQATIETTASAIDKPRLLGGTPGFAAPEQIDPAFGSIGPKTDIYAIGGLLHWLIFRRPPNHGTSLEESLASTLSSYDSEVLPSEAISDALRNILAATLRKSPADRTATVADILTMLGPSR